A portion of the Carettochelys insculpta isolate YL-2023 chromosome 26, ASM3395843v1, whole genome shotgun sequence genome contains these proteins:
- the LRRN2 gene encoding leucine-rich repeat neuronal protein 2, whose product MCPVKVFTLEGSQSCPLKMRHFQMNFFLICVATATAIPVVPWRVKCPPQCVCQIRPWYTPRSVYREAATVDCNDLFISAVPESLPEGTQTLLLQSNRITRVEQSELDYLKNLTELDLSQNSFSSIWDFRLKNVPQLLSLHLEENQLTELSDNSFSGLANLQELYLNHNQLCRISPKAFSGLSNLLRLHLNSNLLRTVDSRWFQVLPSLEILMIGGNKVDAILDMNFRPLSNLRSLVLAGMNLKEISDFALEGLRSLESLSFYDNRLVNVPKRALQQVPGLKFLDLNKNPLQRIRQSDFMNMLHLKELGLNNMEELVSIDKFALINLPELTKLDVTNNPKLSFIHPSAFHHLPQMETLMLNNNALSALHKQTVEALPNLQEISIHSNPIRCDCVIRWVNSTENHIRFIEPQSTLCAEPPDLKRMHIRDVPFREMTDRCLPLISTKSFPSRLEVADGENVALHCRALAEPEPEIYWVTPAGVKLIPYLENGRYKVHPEGTLEIRKVTAQEAGLYTCVAHNLIGADTKSISLMVNSSFPLSMDSLELLVKEVQAYHILVTWKPHLNTVSSNLTWSSFSFSSSLDVTNVARIPVGTHQYNITRLHQGTEYWACLHMAFVNWQSKVACVNARTKEAGYRYVESRSRITTVLAFCVLLLSVSLVGHCGFGSFRPKPGSPEKLLLLCPPWNPSSSSVRVIYPPFIKPWDQGRPGEKLLAVEVQATPLDS is encoded by the coding sequence ATGTGCCCTGTGAAAGTTTTCACCCTGGAAGGAAGTCAGTCTTGCCCCTTGAAAATGAGACACTTTCAGATGAATTTCTTTCTCATCTGTGTGGCAACTGCCACAGCAATCCCTGTAGTGCCCTGGCGGGTCAAATGCCCACCGCAGTGCGTGTGTCAGATCAGACCATGGTACACACCCAGGTCGGTGTACAGGGAGGCTGCCACCGTGGACTGCAATGACTTGTTCATCTCCGCGGTGCCTGAGAGCTTGCCAGAGGGGACACAGACCCTGCTCTTGCAAAGCAACCGCATCACCAGGGTGGAGCAGAGCGAGCTCGACTATCTGAAAAACCTGACAGAACTGGACCTGTCACAGAATAGCTTCTCCAGCATTTGGGACTTCAGGCTGAAGAACGTGCCCCAGCTGCTGAGCCTCCACCTTGAAGAAAACCAGCTGACTGAGTTGTCTGATAACAGCTTCTCTGGCCTGGCCAACCTCCAGGAGCTATATCTGAACCACAACCAGCTGTGTAGGATCTCCCCAAAGGCCTTCTCAGGCCTCAGTAACCTCCTTCGACTCCACCTCAACTCTAATCTCTTGAGGACAGTTGACAGTCGCTGGTTCCAGGTACTCCCCAGCCTGGAGATCCTCATGATTGGTGGCAACAAGGTGGATGCTATCTTAGATATGAACTTCAGGCCTCTGTCTAACCTCAGGAGCTTGGTTCTGGCAGGGATGAACCTGAAGGAGATTTCAGAttttgccctggaagggctgagAAGCCTGGAGAGCCTTTCTTTCTATGACAATAGGCTGGTGAATGTCCCCAAGCGGGCACTGCAGCAAGTCCCAGGCCTTAAGTTCCTAGACCTGAACAAAAACCCTTTACAGAGGATTAGGCAAAGTGACTTTATGAATATGCTTCACCTCAAGGAGCTGGGACTTAACAACATGGAGGAGCTGGTGTCCATAGACAAGTTTGCCTTGATCAACCTCCCCGAGCTGACCAAACTGGATGTAACCAACAATCCCAAGCTATCTTTCATCCACCCCAGTGCTTTCCATCACCTGCCCCAAATGGAGACTCTGATGCTCAACAACAACGCCCTAAGTGCCTTGCATAAGCAGACAGTAGAGGCCCTGCCCAACCTGCAAGAGATCAGCATCCACAGCAACCCCATCCGCTGTGACTGTGTCATCCGCTGGGTCAACAGCACCGAGAATCACATCCGCTTCATCGAGCCCCAGTCCACGCTGTGTGCCGAACCCCCAGACCTGAAGAGGATGCACATCCGAGACGTCCCTTTCCGTGAAATGACGGACCGGTGCCTGCCTCTCATCTCCACCAAGAGTTTCCCCTCCCGCTTGGAGGTGGCAGATGGTGAGAACGTCGCGCTACACTGCAGAGCCCTggcagaaccagaaccagagaTCTACTGGGTCACACCTGCTGGGGTCAAACTGATCCCTTACTTGGAGAACGGGAGGTATAAGGTGCACCCTGAAGGGACACTGGAAATACGCAAGGTAACTGCACAGGAGGCTGGGTTGTATACCTGTGTGGCCCATAACCTCATTGGTGCCGACACCAAGAGCATCAGCCTGATGGTTAACAGTTCCTTTCCTCTCAGCATGGACAGCCTAGAGCTCCTGGTGAAGGAAGTCCAGGCCTACCACATCCTTGTCACCTGGAAGCCCCATCTGAACACCGTCTCCTccaacctcacctggtccagctTCTCCTTCAGCTCCAGTCTGGATGTGACCAATGTGGCCCGGATCCCTGTGGGCACTCACCAGTATAACATCACCCGGCTCCACCAGGGCACGGAGTACTGGGCCTGTCTGCACATGGCCTTTGTAAACTGGCAGTCCAAGGTGGCCTGCGTGAATGCCAGGACTAAAGAGGCTGGCTACCGGTATGTAGAGAGCAGGTCGCGCATTACGACAGTGCTTGCCTTCTGTGTCTTGCTGCTTTCTGTCAGCCTAGTAGGCCACTGTGGTTTTGGTTCCTTCAGGCcaaagcctgggagccctgaaaagctgctcctgctctgcccaccatggaatcccagctcctcctcagtgCGTGTGATCTACCCTCCTTTCATCAAACCCTGGGATCAAGGCAGGCCTGGGGAGAAGCTCCTAGCTGTGGAGGTGCAAGCAACACCCCTGGACTCGTGA